The genome window CGTCGATCTTAGGACGAGATTTCGCGATCCGCCCTAAGCCCCCTGAAAGCAAGAGCCACTTGGTAAAGGCTGATTGAGCTATGTTTCCTCGGCTGATGCGAATCACTGCTTGTTCGAGAATGCTCGGGATGGGCCATTTAATGCGTTGTTCAATGCGTTCGAAGTCGCTGGCTGTTCTCGTGGCCGGGTGTCTGGCAGCGTCTGCGAGCGGCGATCAGAAGCCGAACGTGCTGTTTATTGCTGTCGACGACTTGAACGACTGGGTGGGCACGCTGGGCGGGCATCCTCAAGCGCAGACCCCTCATATCGACCGCTTGGCCAGCAAGGGAACTTTGTTTGAGAACGCGCACTGCCAGTCCCCGGTTTGCCAATCGTCGCGGTCCAGCCTGATGACCTCCCGGTTCCCTCATCGGACAGGTATCTACTTTTTGAATCCGGACATCGACGGTTCTCCTGCATTGGAGGGTGTCGTTACCTTGCCCGAGCGCTTTGCCAGTGAAGGCTACGAGGTCTTGGCTGGGGGAAAGCTGTTTCACAACCGGGACAATCGTCGAATATTCGAAACGATTGGCACCTATCTCGATGAAAACGGGGGCTTCGGCCCATTTCCGGAGGAAAAGATTAGCGACCCATTCAGCATGAAGCTATGGGATTGGGGAGCTTTTCCCGCAAATGGGGAGGACATGACCGACGATAGGCTTGCTCGCTGGGCAGTCGACGAATTGCAGCGCGAGAGGGAGGATCCCTTTTTTCTAGCGGTTGGTTTCTATCGTCCCCACGTGCCGATGTATGCTCCGCAGAAGTGGTTTGACCTGTTCCCAAGCGAGGAAGTCTTATTGCCGCAGGTTGTGGCCGATGATCGGTCGGACCTTTCTGAATACGCGAAGAACCTGACAACCTTGAAACATATCGCCCCGACGCACCAATGGATGGAGGACAATGGCGAATGGCAGCACGCGGTGCAGGCCTATTTGGCATCGATCGCTTACGTGGATGATTGC of Pelagicoccus enzymogenes contains these proteins:
- a CDS encoding sulfatase produces the protein MRSKSLAVLVAGCLAASASGDQKPNVLFIAVDDLNDWVGTLGGHPQAQTPHIDRLASKGTLFENAHCQSPVCQSSRSSLMTSRFPHRTGIYFLNPDIDGSPALEGVVTLPERFASEGYEVLAGGKLFHNRDNRRIFETIGTYLDENGGFGPFPEEKISDPFSMKLWDWGAFPANGEDMTDDRLARWAVDELQREREDPFFLAVGFYRPHVPMYAPQKWFDLFPSEEVLLPQVVADDRSDLSEYAKNLTTLKHIAPTHQWMEDNGEWQHAVQAYLASIAYVDDCVGRVLGALEASEHYENTIIVLFGDHGFHLGEKERWAKRTLWEDGLRVPLIVSTPQSRKAARANQPVGLIDIYPTLLDLCGFDSDDSLDGDSLVPILADSRALWDRPILSTYGPGNHSVRSERYRYIRYKDGSEELYDHYDDPHEWRNLAGNSAFKNTKEDLAKWIPPASSEHEILGEGSTGHAAYEAALAALELRRAN